One Mesorhizobium sp. DNA window includes the following coding sequences:
- a CDS encoding transcriptional repressor TraM, with product MVTGRSRVVSQEREGLSATLAGIIEQLSGKDLEAATIDAIRKHRELMEAAERAYELWNKAPNSDPEKGNLEHSCTQAMMNNTAQIAVVDALISKLGYIPSVPACD from the coding sequence ATGGTCACTGGACGCAGCAGAGTAGTCTCGCAAGAACGGGAAGGCCTCTCGGCAACCCTTGCCGGAATCATCGAGCAGCTATCCGGCAAGGACCTGGAAGCTGCCACGATCGACGCGATCCGGAAGCACCGCGAGTTGATGGAGGCGGCCGAGCGGGCCTACGAGCTCTGGAACAAGGCGCCGAATAGCGATCCCGAGAAGGGCAATCTCGAGCACAGCTGTACCCAGGCGATGATGAACAACACTGCGCAGATAGCCGTCGTCGACGCATTGATCAGCAAGCTGGGATACATCCCCTCAGTGCCGGCCTGCGATTAG
- a CDS encoding NAD-dependent epimerase/dehydratase family protein, which yields MKTALIIGGTGQIGLAVAHHLVRDDWEVCLASRQAPAAPGPWRHVRYDHREPGALAAAIGNGADLLLDCIAFDEADAEQLSSVKSAVDRIVAISSVSVYRDEAGRTLDEAAEAGFPEFPVPIPETHPTLEPGPATYSTRKAAMERRLLDEAGGQVTILRPAAIHGPHSMHAREWWFVKRLLDGRECIPLAYGGQSRFQTTSTAAIAEAVAWVCQGGKPSVLNVCDADAPTTTEIARAIMAVLGRHAELAGLPDEPYPPTIGMSPWSVPLPMVCSSSAPSVGTYAQTVDAAIEWLVGATRGRDWKEVLPQLAAYPWDQFDYEAEDLVL from the coding sequence ATGAAGACGGCATTGATCATCGGTGGCACAGGCCAGATCGGTTTGGCGGTCGCCCACCACCTGGTACGAGATGACTGGGAAGTGTGCCTCGCCTCCAGACAGGCCCCGGCCGCTCCCGGCCCGTGGCGCCATGTCCGCTATGATCATCGGGAGCCGGGAGCTCTGGCGGCCGCAATCGGGAACGGCGCCGACCTGCTTCTGGACTGCATCGCCTTCGATGAGGCCGATGCGGAACAGCTTTCCTCCGTGAAGTCCGCAGTCGACCGGATCGTCGCCATATCGAGCGTGAGCGTCTATCGCGATGAGGCTGGCCGGACGCTCGATGAGGCCGCGGAAGCTGGTTTTCCGGAGTTTCCGGTTCCTATCCCCGAAACCCACCCGACGCTTGAACCCGGTCCCGCTACCTATTCTACTCGGAAAGCCGCTATGGAGCGCCGATTGCTGGACGAGGCCGGCGGTCAGGTCACCATCCTTCGACCGGCCGCGATCCACGGCCCGCACAGCATGCACGCGCGCGAATGGTGGTTCGTGAAACGGCTGCTCGACGGACGCGAGTGCATTCCGCTCGCCTATGGCGGCCAAAGCCGGTTTCAGACGACATCGACCGCGGCAATCGCCGAAGCGGTCGCCTGGGTTTGCCAAGGAGGCAAACCGTCAGTTTTGAATGTCTGCGACGCCGACGCCCCGACGACGACCGAAATCGCCCGGGCCATCATGGCCGTGTTGGGCAGGCACGCCGAACTCGCTGGCCTGCCGGACGAACCCTATCCGCCGACGATCGGCATGAGCCCGTGGTCCGTCCCGCTGCCGATGGTGTGCTCGAGTTCTGCGCCCAGCGTCGGCACCTATGCGCAGACCGTCGATGCAGCCATCGAGTGGTTGGTCGGCGCGACCCGCGGTAGAGATTGGAAAGAAGTCCTGCCACAGCTCGCAGCCTATCCCTGGGATCAGTTCGACTACGAGGCTGAGGATCTGGTGCTGTAG
- a CDS encoding conjugal transfer protein TraH, with protein sequence MFDAALIQQCADPSIEIAIVERFIAEAGSDNPLAVRITSGNRIILPEQPRNADDAVRLIQRFVGQASVRVGITQYPAGHGISDAAEISADIVDACENIRMGSALFGKVYRIAAAEEGSTGSSTFDEAVTAWRTGQYGEDYVFALPDPGPIAEREVGEADQTSGGGSEPAFEEDMSDAGRKTISPPDELSDPNNAGIRVDLSRIPAAQD encoded by the coding sequence ATGTTCGACGCGGCACTCATCCAGCAATGCGCCGATCCCAGCATCGAGATTGCCATCGTCGAGCGGTTCATCGCCGAGGCCGGGTCCGACAATCCGCTCGCGGTTCGCATCACCTCGGGAAACCGCATCATCCTGCCGGAGCAACCGCGCAATGCCGATGACGCCGTGAGGCTGATCCAGCGTTTTGTCGGTCAGGCAAGCGTCCGCGTCGGGATCACCCAGTATCCCGCCGGCCATGGCATATCGGATGCGGCAGAAATCTCGGCCGATATCGTCGACGCCTGCGAGAACATCAGGATGGGCTCGGCGCTGTTCGGCAAAGTCTATCGAATCGCAGCGGCCGAAGAAGGTTCAACCGGTTCCTCCACGTTCGACGAGGCCGTCACGGCGTGGAGGACTGGCCAATACGGCGAGGACTACGTGTTCGCCCTGCCGGATCCCGGTCCGATTGCGGAGCGGGAGGTGGGCGAGGCAGATCAAACGTCGGGCGGAGGCAGCGAGCCTGCATTTGAGGAGGACATGTCGGACGCTGGACGCAAAACCATCTCGCCGCCCGACGAGCTGTCGGACCCGAACAATGCAGGCATCAGGGTGGATCTGTCGCGAATACCCGCGGCGCAGGACTAA
- a CDS encoding conjugal transfer protein TraB yields the protein MIREPLRSVALVGVAAVVGLVGWSGNPVLLPVAMLFPALWAMAPTRIGAALVSTGYFLAASRGLPQGVANFYGSGFGAGIALWLAAASGFVLVHAAFWTARPGQGRTLRYCIAAVMMSVPLFGIVGWAHPITAAGIVFPGWGWFGLAAAAIGLAVMTTRAWPIATLVLGGLCLWSAAWWTPSDMPQGWVGVDTEFRGESGQYADYAQQLATIELVKTAAGNGARVIVLPESAAGIWTATVEHLWRRSLAGLDVTVNLGAIVVDEAGYDNVMVEIAGGTARIVYRERMPVPVSMWQPWRAWFGDPAGARAHFFANPIVGSGGLRIAPLICYEQLIIWPFLQSALHAPDAIVATGNGWWTENTSIVAIQKASAIAWAWLFDIPIVVAFNI from the coding sequence TTGATCCGTGAGCCGCTAAGATCGGTCGCCCTGGTTGGTGTTGCCGCCGTGGTCGGCCTTGTCGGCTGGAGTGGAAATCCTGTCCTTCTTCCGGTCGCCATGCTGTTCCCGGCGCTGTGGGCAATGGCGCCAACGCGGATCGGCGCGGCGCTGGTCTCGACCGGCTATTTCCTCGCCGCCTCTCGCGGCCTGCCACAGGGTGTTGCCAATTTCTATGGCAGTGGATTCGGCGCAGGGATAGCGCTCTGGCTCGCCGCGGCGAGCGGCTTTGTCCTCGTGCATGCGGCGTTCTGGACGGCGCGGCCGGGACAGGGGCGGACGCTCCGCTATTGCATCGCGGCCGTGATGATGAGCGTCCCACTCTTCGGCATCGTTGGCTGGGCGCATCCGATCACCGCGGCTGGGATCGTGTTTCCCGGATGGGGCTGGTTCGGGCTGGCTGCGGCAGCGATCGGCCTGGCTGTCATGACGACGCGCGCCTGGCCGATCGCGACACTGGTCTTGGGAGGACTGTGTCTGTGGTCCGCCGCATGGTGGACCCCATCCGATATGCCGCAAGGCTGGGTCGGTGTCGATACGGAATTCCGGGGCGAAAGCGGACAATATGCCGACTACGCCCAGCAGCTCGCAACCATCGAGCTCGTGAAGACGGCAGCAGGCAATGGAGCAAGGGTGATCGTGCTTCCCGAGAGCGCGGCAGGCATCTGGACCGCGACCGTCGAGCATCTCTGGCGCCGTTCGCTCGCGGGCCTCGACGTCACCGTCAATCTCGGCGCCATCGTTGTCGACGAGGCCGGCTACGACAATGTCATGGTTGAGATCGCCGGCGGAACGGCGCGCATCGTCTATCGGGAAAGAATGCCGGTCCCGGTGTCCATGTGGCAGCCATGGCGTGCCTGGTTCGGTGACCCTGCCGGAGCGCGGGCACATTTCTTTGCCAACCCCATTGTCGGGTCGGGCGGCCTGCGGATCGCACCGCTCATCTGCTACGAGCAGTTGATCATCTGGCCGTTTCTCCAGTCCGCGCTCCACGCGCCGGACGCGATAGTCGCGACCGGCAATGGCTGGTGGACAGAGAACACCAGTATCGTCGCGATCCAGAAGGCGAGCGCCATAGCCTGGGCGTGGCTGTTCGACATCCCGATCGTCGTCGCATTCAACATTTGA
- the traF gene encoding conjugative transfer signal peptidase TraF yields MRRGRALAILAVGAVGLAGIAAGGWLGGYRVNFTPSYALGLWRIEALDRKVEVGDLIFICPPPIAEFVMARERGYVRRGLCPGWFSPLIKTVVAGPGQRVDIGSSIKIDGTALADSEVRPFDAESRALEPYAGGGVPAGHLFLHSSFAGSYDSRYFGPIPADGVLGLARPVFTVDP; encoded by the coding sequence ATGAGGCGGGGGAGGGCATTGGCCATACTGGCCGTCGGCGCCGTCGGGCTTGCGGGCATCGCGGCCGGTGGCTGGCTGGGCGGCTACCGGGTCAATTTCACACCGAGCTATGCGCTTGGGCTCTGGCGCATCGAGGCGCTCGACCGGAAGGTCGAGGTCGGGGATCTGATCTTTATCTGCCCGCCACCGATCGCGGAATTCGTGATGGCGCGCGAGCGCGGCTATGTGCGACGCGGCCTCTGTCCCGGCTGGTTCTCGCCGCTGATCAAGACGGTCGTTGCCGGTCCCGGTCAGCGCGTCGATATCGGCAGCAGCATCAAGATCGACGGTACGGCACTCGCTGATTCAGAAGTTCGGCCGTTCGACGCCGAGAGCAGGGCGCTCGAGCCCTATGCCGGCGGCGGCGTGCCCGCGGGTCATCTTTTCCTCCACTCCAGTTTCGCAGGTTCCTATGACTCGAGATATTTCGGGCCGATCCCGGCCGACGGTGTTCTGGGACTGGCACGACCGGTGTTCACCGTTGATCCGTGA